In Carassius gibelio isolate Cgi1373 ecotype wild population from Czech Republic chromosome B13, carGib1.2-hapl.c, whole genome shotgun sequence, one genomic interval encodes:
- the grxcr1b gene encoding glutaredoxin domain-containing cysteine-rich protein 1 produces MERRTSRTEEERAERRVRFRVASAHSGRVLKEVFRDALEDSADTDTTASSEPERANSPVITEANGHLSGLLLGPEPDDSGSEPDELLMYASATKEKLFTGKRVNIFSKNGTIRGVRDKVSAGQVLFNNLSKMYGVFSSDAPNKVS; encoded by the exons ATGGAGCGACGCACATCCCGCACTGAGGAGGAGCGCGCGGAGAGGAGAGTGCGGTTCCGCGTGGCGTCGGCGCACAGCGGCCGCGtgctgaaggaggtgttcagagACGCGCTCGAAGACTCCGCGGACACCGACACCACTGCGAGCTCAGAGCCGGAGCGAGCAAACTCGCCCGTTATCACGGAGGCCAACGGCCACCTGAGCGGCCTGCTGCTGGGGCCAGAACCGGACGACAGCGGCAGCGAACCGGACGAGCTGCTCATGTACGCCAGTGCAACAAAGGAGAAGCTCTTCACCGGAAAACGCGTGAACATCTTCAGCAAGAACGGAACGATTCGGGGCGTGAGGGATAAAGTGAGCGCGGGACAGGTGCTGTTTAACAACCTGTCCAAAATGTATGGG GTGTTTTCATCAGATGCACCCAACAAAGTCTCATAA
- the pomk gene encoding protein O-mannose kinase has translation MGGTFGMRCGLPAVLLCLAALLCANLLLYLYLDALYQDTNPLSAHTQCPLRHFKVGTMTTCTPWLQCPEIRAEVRRVKLIGQGAVKKVYLSEWRGQKVALSVLSSEQYTDDFLHGLSMLHALQSTHVVTLVGECEEDGTFVTEYHPLGSALTLDATLTQDQYRWRNSWHTRLQLAIDYVTFLAYLHSSPVGIRVMCDSNDLHKTLSQFLLTSDMHLLANDLDALPEVERGQGGVKCGHHELTGDFVAPEQLWPYGEDVQFSDEAMPGYDEKTDIWKVPDVTRFLLGNVLGSDVIHFHLFQIYTECKRKEPRMRPAALEVLRVYRSVYDSMIESQSQRVRDML, from the exons ATGGGTGGCACCTTTGGGATGAGGTGTGGACTGCCTGCAGTCTTGCTTTGTCTGGCAGCTCTCCTCTGTGCCAATCTACTGCTGTATCTCTACCTAGATGCCCTTTATCAGGACACTAACCCTCTCTCAGCACACACGCAGTGCCCGCTTCGCCACTTTAAAGTGGGCACCATGACCACTTGTACCCCTTGGCTTCAGTGCCCTGAAATCCGTGCTGAGGTCCGCCGTGTGAAGCTCATTGGACAAGGGGCTGTGAAGAAG GTTTATCTGTCTGAGTGGCGAGGGCAGAAGGTGGCGCTCTCCGTATTGTCATCAGAGCAGTATACAGATGATTTCCTCCATGGACTGTCAATGCTACATGCCTTGCAGAGCACCCACGTCGTGACGCTTGTAGGGGAGTGTGAAGAGGATGGTACGTTTGTTACAGAGTATCACCCTCTGGGATCAGCATTGACTCTTGATGCCACCCTCACTCAAGACCAATATCGCTGGCGAAACTCCTGGCATACTCGACTACAGCTGGCCATAGACTACGTTACCTTCCTGGCGTACCTGCACAGCAGTCCAGTGGGCATCCGTGTCATGTGTGACTCCAACGACCTGCACAAAACTCTCAGCCAGTTCCTGCTCACATCCGACATGCACCTGTTGGCCAATGACCTGGATGCGCTGCCTGAGGTGGAGAGGGGACAGGGAGGGGTGAAGTGCGGTCATCATGAGCTCACCGGGGACTTCGTTGCTCCTGAGCAGTTGTGGCCTTACGGCGAGGATGTGCAGTTCTCAGATGAAGCCATGCCTGGTTACGATGAAAAGACGGACATCTGGAAGGTTCCAGATGTGACACGTTTCCTATTGGGGAATGTCCTGGGAAGTGATGTCATCCATTTTCACTTGTTTCAGATCTACACAGAATGTAAGAGGAAGGAGCCTCGCATGCGGCCAGCGGCGCTTGAGGTCCTCCGTGTGTATCGCTCCGTCTACGACAGCATGATAGAGAGTCAATCACAGAGAGTTCGAGATATGTTGTAG